One Coccinella septempunctata chromosome 1, icCocSept1.1, whole genome shotgun sequence DNA window includes the following coding sequences:
- the LOC123313524 gene encoding palmitoyltransferase ZDHHC20-A-like: MEDLYPTKRKSKWRSFFDILRWIPVMMVIGIIVWATYIYIIDVCRWTEGRTEQFNYLIVFGIIFSMIYWSFLRVICTRSCGVPDEFKLPPNIYRKLAEAESMMICHSILKEFSRNLPIKNINPNGSIRYCEKCRNIKPDRCHHCSSCRKCVLKMDHHCPWINNCVSFGNYKFFVLFLLYTIVGCVYVMSTTYADGYRLWKIGELHGVCFQIVSLFFMALLLGFSTITLLFYHFYLVLKNQTTIESMRKPLFKASLNIKSFNIGLKNNFFEVFGRNPFLWCLPIYTTEGDGVDFPVTLRECEEEPLV; encoded by the coding sequence ATGGAAGATTTGTACCCAACTAAAAGAAAAAGTAAATGGAGATCTTTCTTCGATATATTGAGATGGATACCGGTTATGATGGTAATTGGCATAATTGTTTGGGCAACATACATCTACATAATAGACGTATGCCGTTGGACAGAAGGAAGAACAGAGCAGTTCAATTACCTTATTGTCTTCGGAATAATTTTCTCGATGATTTATTGGTCTTTCCTGAGAGTAATATGCACCAGATCCTGCGGTGTACCTGATGAGTTCAAATTACCACCTAATATATATAGAAAATTGGCGGAGGCAGAATCCATGATGATATGTCACAGTATATTGAAGGAATTTTCAAGGAACTTgcctataaaaaatataaatccaAACGGATCGATAAGATATTGTGAAAAATGTAGGAATATTAAGCCTGACAGATGCCACCATTGTTCTTCCTGTCGGAAGTGCGTCTTGAAAATGGATCACCATTGTCCCTGGATAAATAATTGCGTATCCTTCGGCAATTATAAGTTTTTTGTCCTCTTCCTTCTTTACACAATAGTTGGTTGCGTATATGTGATGTCGACCACTTATGCTGACGGTTACAGATTATGGAAAATTGGAGAACTTCACGGTGTTTGTTTTCAAATCGTGTCCCTCTTCTTCATGGCGCTCCTTTTAGGGTTCAGCACTATCACTTTACTCTTCTACCATTTCTATCTCGTGTTGAAAAACCAGACTACTATAGAGAGTATGCGTAAGCCCCTTTTCAAGGCAAGTTTGAATATCAAAAGTTTCAATATTGGGttgaaaaataactttttcGAGGTATTTGGACGAAATCCATTTCTTTGGTGTTTGCCCATCTATACAACAGAAGGAGACGGTGTAGATTTCCCTGTCACTTTGAGGGAATGTGAGGAAGAACCATTAGTTTAA